The Falco naumanni isolate bFalNau1 chromosome 1, bFalNau1.pat, whole genome shotgun sequence genome window below encodes:
- the RHOH gene encoding rho-related GTP-binding protein RhoH — translation MLDSIKCVLVGDSAVGKTSLLVRFTSETFPDDYRPTVYENTGVDVFMDGTQISLGLWDTSGSDAFKGIRPLSYQQADVVLMCYSVANHNSFLNLRNKWIGEIRSHLPRIPVLVVGTQTDQRDTGPYSSSCISPIDGKRLAQDVRAKGYLECSALSNRGVQQVFEYAVRTAVNQAKRQNRRKLFSINECKIF, via the coding sequence ATGCTGGATTCAATCAAGTGTGTGCTGGTGGGAGACTCTGCAGTGGGGAAAACATCTCTCTTGGTACGTTTCACTTCTGAGACTTTTCCAGATGACTACAGACCCACCGTGTATGAGAACACTGGCGTGGATGTCTTCATGGATGGTACACAGATTAGCCTAGGTCTTTGGGACACATCCGGCAGTGATGCCTTCAAAGGCATTCGCCCCCTCTCATACCAACAGGCAGATGTGGTATTAATGTGCTACTCGGTGGCAAACCACAATTCCTTTCTGAACCTGAGGAACAAATGGATCGGTGAGATCCGTAGCCATTTGCCCCGCATTCCTGTTTTGGTGGTGGGTACTCAGACTGACCAGCGTGACACAGGGCCCTACAGTTCCTCCTGCATCAGCCCGATAGATGGGAAGCGGCTTGCCCAGGACGTGCGAGCCAAAGGCTATTTGGAGTGCTCTGCCCTCAGCAACCGGGGCGTGCAGCAGGTGTTTGAGTACGCTGTGCGGACAGCAGTCAATCAAGCCAAGAGGCAGAACAGGCGGAAGCTCTTCTCCATTAACGAGTGCAAGATCTTTTGA